CCCTAGTAATatattctttttctttttggtcGTAAATTGCATAAATTGATATCGAGAgcaaaggcttgtgtgtattgtTCTTTGAGAACATGGACTTGGTATTGCTTGTGGCAGTTTTATAGACTGGTAAATAATTCTCATATATTCGGCCAACTTGTCCTTTGGAAGGCTAGGAACAATATGGGATTCTCCGTATGGCACGAAAGGTCAATCTGTATACATGATAGATGCATCTATGAACACTTCCTCCATGGCTTCTTGGAATAGACTGCCAATGCGATTGATTTGCCGGCGCCTACCGTGCAGGACCAATAGAATGTATCAAGCGCTGAGGGAACCCGCCCAGTGCGTTATTTTTACCACCACATGGAATTAGGAGACGATGCGCTTGGCATCATCAAGTAAACATATTCTGATCGTGTGGTCTCCAAAGGTTCGACAGTAGCCGGACTCACGTGTCTGATGCGAATCTGAGACCCAGCATTGATTCGACGCGGGAAGCTATCGAAGTATCGGTACTGTATTCAATTACGTGGTACCGAGGCGAGAGCTTCTATGAGATTTCCCGAACCTCCTCCATTTCGGTTGTCGATCTATGGCTCGGATTCAAAATCCGGAGTTTCTCGCTGGTATATCTGTGTCCTTCATATAAATTCTCTCGACTATAACACCCCTAATTGTATCTTGTCCCTCCCCTCTGTCTGTCGCTCTTTTGCGCTCAACCAATACGACCTCTCTTTTCATCTCATTCTATTGAAATATGCGACTGTGTTTTATAGTTATCGGGACCGGACTCCTTGGTGCCACCGCGATCAGTGCGGCCAAAGGGCTGCCGGTCGATAAGGTTTATGGAGTGAATGTGGGTCTCGGTGTCTTTCTATTCTGTGATATGCTTATAGACTCGCAACATAGCTTGGTAGTTGGTATAATCTTATCAAGCGAACTCTGATAATCTCTGCAACTAATGCTCCGTTCACCGCATAGGCTTCTTTCCGAGCCGTGGATGTTTCCAAAGGAATGGGTCCAGAAGATGGGTGGTGAGTCCTGCGACGACTGCTCTAAATGTGCAGCTAGCGAATTGTAAGTGCATTGTTGGTGTCATTAGTGGCCGAGCTGAGCTCCAGTACAGTGATTTGGTGAAAAAGCTGGGCCAAACGCGCGCTGATAAGGTTTTTGCCGAGCACTGGTAGTCGAAACAAGTCCCAAGCTTCGTTCATGAAGGATTAACCAGTCCTACATTATTCAGGTCCACCTGGTTCACACAAAAGGACGTAGACGacattgctgctgctggccTGAATACCGTCCGCATTCCTATAGGCTATTGGATTATCGAAGACCTTGTGGACCGCAAGACGGAGTTCTACGCAAGTTCAACGGTACCTTGTTTCCGTTCCATTCTAACTGAATAACATAGCCCAAGGGCGGACTTGAGTTTTTGAAAAATGGCCTCCGCATGCTAAAAGAAAAGGGCATTCACGTTATGCTCGATTTCCACGCCATGCCAGGAGTTTCTTCCGCCAACCAAATGTTCGCCGGACGCTGCACTAGCGACGTCCGATTCTACGTATGCCCCATTAACCTCGAAAATAACATTGCATATGCTGACCATCGCATTTAGACCGACAAAAACTACGAACGGGCATTGACGTGGGCAGCTGTTATGACCGAGATGGTTTACCGGGATCCCGATTTTAGCACCGTTTTTGCCATCGAGGCGATCAATGAGCCCATTATGGACGCTTCCAAGACTCCTGGATACGGAAACTGTGCGGGGCAACCCTTACTTTGCCATATGAAATTCCTGACTCGATTTTATTGGTAGATCAAAAACGGTTCGTTGAGGTTGTTCGATCAGTTGAGAGTAAATTTGGGGTATCGTGTCCGGGTGTCGACCGAGGCAGAATCGTTTCTGATCCCCTTTCTTTGGCGGCTGACAAGGTCGTCGTGAGGGTACTCGAGAAGGCAATCAGTATCCTCAACAAAACGGCCGACAAACCTGGTTTGGAGTTACTTTATCCATCAACGCACATCAATAGCACCCTCAACTTGGGTGGTGTGGAAATATCTGCAATACGTCAAGGACATGGTGCCGGGCGACTTCCATTGCCCATGAGTGCCGTCACCCAATCGATACCTGTAAAACGCTCGATCGACGATCATATTGTACCCCATGAACCAGGATCGGAGCGATACAATACACGTAGACGTCAACCCCCCAAGCCTGCCGGCCCAGGAATTGTTAGAAAAGTTGCGGACCGTACTTGCTTGATGACCACGTAAGAGCAATACTCCCCGCGATTACGAATTAATGACAAGCCATCTCACTAGGTTTATGAACAAGGACTGGCAGTATAATAACCCTCCGTAAGAAATCGTGCTGAGACCTGGCGCATGAATTTCTGACCCACTAGTCAAGGAATCCGACCGCTGCTGCCAATGGCCCTCAGCTTTACGACGCTCATTTGTATTTCTCTTTCGGTATGGCATTGAATCTACCAGACCTATCTATGTTCTCATTTTCGAAATTCAGGAGGCGTTGCGGATCCCAGTCCTGATTCTTATATGCAAACTATCTGCAGTGAGTTCAATTTAATTTCACTATCTGGAGAATCTTGTCTTGATATGTCTTATAGATACGGACCGCGTCAAAAATGCTTATGCGGATAACAATAATCCGCTAGTCTTTGGCGAATGGTCACTTGCGACAAACTTTGATGCTTCGGAAGATTTTATTCGCGACTGTGAGTCTGATTTGTACAATGGCAGTTTCCATAAAGCCCTTGAATAACGGGTGACGCACAGGGGCGGACGCTCAGAGATACATC
The Rhizoctonia solani chromosome 8, complete sequence DNA segment above includes these coding regions:
- a CDS encoding Cellulase (glycosyl hydrolase family 5 protein) gives rise to the protein MLRSPHRLLSEPWMFPKEWVQKMGGESCDDCSKCAASEFDLVKKLGQTRADKVFAEHWSTWFTQKDVDDIAAAGLNTVRIPIGYWIIEDLVDRKTEFYASSTGGLEFLKNGLRMLKEKGIHVMLDFHAMPGVSSANQMFAGRCTSDVRFYTDKNYERALTWAAVMTEMVYRDPDFSTVFAIEAINEPIMDASKTPGYGNYQKRFVEVVRSVESKFGVSCPGVDRGRIVSDPLSLAADKVVVRVLEKAISILNKTADKPGLELLYPSTHINSTLNLGGVEISAIRQGHGAGRLPLPMSAVTQSIPVKRSIDDHIVPHEPGSERYNTRRRQPPKPAGPGIVRKVADRTCLMTTFMNKDWQYNNPPNPTAAANGPQLYDAHLYFSFGGVADPSPDSYMQTICNTDRVKNAYADNNNPLVFGEWSLATNFDASEDFIRDWADAQRYIYAGQADGWIFWSHKIEQGSPYIPYWSYFSALKAGYFKKDPSRLANPNVCKSWIANRTSTTV